TGAATCCGAACCGGAATCCCGGGCTGGATCGGGGCCGCATCGAGGCGGCCCTGCACGGATGGCTGGGAGCGGAGCGGACCTTGTGGCTGGAATCGGGCATCCACGGGGACGATACCGACGGCCACGTGGACGATTTGGCGCGCTTCTCCGACGCGCGCACGGTTCTGTGCGCCATCGAAACCGACAAGCGGGACGAGAATTACGCTCCTCTCAAGAAGAATATCGAGGCGTTGAATCATGCGGCCCGCACCGTCGACCTCGAGGTCATCGAGATCCCCATGCCCGCCCGACAGGTCAAGGCGGAGCTGCGGACCCCGGCCACCTATCTGAATTTCCTGATCCTGAACGGGGCCGTACTGGTCCCCGTGTTCCGGGACAAGCGCGATGATTGGACCCTGCAAGCCTTCGCCGACCGCTTCCCCGGACGCCGCATCGAACCCATCGATTGCCGGGGACTGGTATTCGGCCAGGGCGCCATCCACTGCAGCAGCATGCAGGAGCCCGCCGGCGGCTGATTCCGTCCGACACGGAAACATGGAGGTTACCCCCGACTTCGGCCTTTTGCCCCGTGACCGCTCTTTCGCCCAATCCCTGCCCGCTTTCCTGCTTCCCTATCTGGCCTACGTGGCCCTGGCTTCGCTGCCCCACCGTTTCCTGCCGCCCGCCGCCGCCGAAGCCCTGCGTTTCGCCGTGGTCGGAAGCCTCATGTTGGCCTACCGCCGGGCTTATCGCCTGGGCCCGCCGCTCACCGTACGCCCGGCCTTGGCGGCTTTGGGGACGGCCCTCTGCGCCTTGGCCCTTTGGGCGATTCTTTACCGCCTTACCCTCGCCTTGCCTTTGCCCCTGTTCCGTTCCCAATTGGATTCGGCCGCCGCGACCGATCCGGGCCCTCTTTACGCCGCCTTCAGGGGCCTGAACTCGGTCCTCTTGGTGCCGTTCTTCGAAGAGCTTTTCTGCCGCGCTTTCTTAGGCGAACTCTTGGCGGGGATGCCTTCCCGGCCCGGTGGATTCCTGGCCCGCCTGGCTCTGCGTATGGACGAGCACCCCGGGCCCTTGTCCCGGCCCCCGGCGCAAGGCCGGGCCGCATGGGGCTGCGCGCTGGTGTTCACGCTGGGGCACGGGCTGGCGGCTTGGCCGGCCGCTTTCGCGTACTTCGCCCTCACCACCGTTTTATATCGCCAAACAAGATCCTTCCGGGCCTGCGTGGCGGTGCACGGATTGGCCAACCTCGGGATCGCGATCCTGGTGTCGCTAGCGCCCGGGATGCGATTCCTTTGGTATTAAGGCCTAGCCTTCGGCCTCGCCTCCGTTCACCTTCGCCTCGGTGCGCACCCAGATACCGGTCTTGCGCATCATGTCGTAGAAGGTAGGACGGGTAACGCCTACGGTACGCGCCGCCAGGGACACGTTGCCGTTGGCGCGCTGCAGGGCGTTGAGCAACAGGTTCTTCTCGAATTGGCGGCGGGCCTCCCGATAGCTTTGGGTGGCGTCGCCGGAACCGTCCAATTCCAGATCGGCGTCCTCGATCACGTTCCCTTCGGCCACGATGGAGGCGCGGTTGAGCCGATTCTGGAGTTCGCGCACGTTACCGGGCCACCCATGGGCCAGTAAGGCTTTCTCCGCGCGCGAGGACAGCCGCAGGCGCGGCCGCCCGAAACGGGCCCGGTTCTGCTCCAGGATCGCTTCGGCCAGGATGAGCACGTCGCGCCCGCGCTCCCGCAGGGGCGGCACGCGCACCTCGAACTCGCTCAGCCGGTAATAGAGATCGCTGCGCAGGGCCCCGTCATTGCCGGTCAAAATGGGCCGGTTGGTGGCGGCGATGACGCGCACGTCCAATACCCGCGATTTGCTTTCGCCGATGCGTTGCAGGCGCTTGTCCTGTAGGAAACGCAGCAGTTTCACCTGCAAGGCGGGCGGCATGTCGCCGATCTCGTCGAAGAACAAGGTGCCGCGGTGCGCGGTTTCGATGAGACCGGCCTTGTCCTCGTCCGCGCCGGAAAACGATCCCTTCACGTACCCGAAAAGCTCCGATTCCAGCAGCGTTTCCGGGATGGCCCCGCAATGGATGGGAACGAAGGGGTGGCGGGCGCGTTGGCCGCCCTCGTGGATGGCGCGAGCGCAGAGCTCTTTGCCCGTGCCGCTTTCGCCGGTAAGCAGGACGTTCACGTCGGTCTGGGCCAGGCGATGCAGGGTCGCGAACAAATTCCGCATGGGCTCGCTTTCGCCCAACATCGGTTTTTCGGCCGTCACCGGCGTCCAGGAAGGCTGCTCGTCGGGCACGCTTTCCAGGGAACGCATGCGGATGGCCCGGTCCAGCGCCGCTTCCAGCTTGCCGATGTCCACAGGCTTGGCGAGGAAATCGAAGGCTCCCCTCCGGATGGCCTCGCGGGCCAGGGCATCGTCCTCCTCCCCTATGATCACGATGACCTTGGCGGCCCGGTCGGCCGACAAGATCGCGTCAATCACCTCCAGGCCGCGATCCGCGCGGCCCTCCAATCCCAAGTCGAGGCAAACGATGGGCGATCCCCCCTCGGCGGCCAGTTCTTTGGCCGTCGCGAGGGAATCGGCTTCCAGTATCTCGAAATGCTCGCGTAGCGCCCACTTGAGCTGATCGCGCAAGCCGGCATCGTCTTCCACGAGGATGAGTCTAGTCATGGCCAAGGTATCATGCATTGTGCTCTCCTCCACATCCCCGGCGCTTCCGTTGGGGCGGAAGCCCCGGGAACCGGGCCGCGTGCGGCCCATGGTTAGGAGGGCGATATGCGGAACTCACCCTCGCTTGGCCGCTTGGATCTAATGGGATCCGGGCTTATCGGCTTCGGCGAAGGATGAATTCCGCATGGCGTCCTCATCGGTTAAGATAAATTTCCCGACTGCCGCAAGATCAGGTTGTTCCCGGATCCGGTCCCCGTTATACCCGCTTTCTTTCCGCTTTACGGAGAAGTCCGTCCTCGTGGAGGGGGCGTCGAGAATTTTATTTATCCCTACACGCTTACCGGTTTTACAAGCCTGGAGTTATTCCGATGAAACCTGCCTGGACCGTTATCTGCATGAAACGTCTGATTGATTTCCTGGCCGGATCGGCTGGCATGTTGATCATGGCCCTGGTCCATCCCATCCTAGCCCTGCTCATCAAACTGGAGTCGAAGGGACCTGTACTATATAGCCAGGAACGCGTGGGCATGAACCGCCGCTCGCGGGGCCCGGCGGGAATTCCCCCCGGCGGGATCGAGCGCCGGCAGTCCAACATCGGCGGGAAACCGTTCAAGATCTGGAAGTACCGGACCATGCGCCTCGACGCGGAAGCGGCGGGACCGCAATTGGCGAAAAAGGGGCTCGATCCGCGCGTGACCCGGGTCGGCAAATGGCTGCGCGCGCTCCACATCGACGAAATCCCGCAGTTCCTGAACGTGATCCGCGGGGAGATGAGCCTGATAGGCCCCCGCCCGGAACGCCCGCACTTCACGCGGCAATACACCGCCAACCTGCCCCATTACTCCGATCGCACCCGGCACATCCGCCCCGGGCTTACCGGCCTGTCGCAAGTCCTGCTCGGTTACGATGATTCCCTCGAAAGCGTGGTGCGCAAGACCCATTTCGACATGTCCTATCGCGCTTCCTTTTGCAGCCTCGCCTCTTGGATCAAGATGGAGGCCTGGATCGTGTGGTACACAATTACCTATCTGTTGCAGAAGCCCCAATTCGAAGGCGAGACCCGCGAGCTGGCCGTGCTCAAACGCGCCAAGCAATTGCCCTTCCAGGGCCGCGCGCAATCCCCGGTCCCGGCCCGGACCCGCGTCGCCATCACCTTCGGCAGGGAAGCCCGGCCGGTGGTTTTGGCCGGCTCCAACCCCGCCGAACTCGCCGCCCGCTTCGATGCCCTGGAGTTCGAAGGTCGCCCCGCGCCCGAGGTCATCGTGCATGCCAAGCCGCACTTCGATCTCGAGGACGTGGGATTCCTGGTGGGATTGGCCCATAAGGTGAAGCATTATGGCGGCCGGCTTGAGCTGCGCAACGCCCCGCCGGCGGCCCGCAAGATCTTGCGGGAGATGCGCATGGATTCCGTGCTCAACGTGCAGCATGCGTATCAAGGCGTCCGCAACTTCCTCACGGTGGACGTCGAGTGCTGGTTCCATGCCTATAATATGCGGGCGGTCGCGCCCAAGTGCGCCTGGCATACCCTCCCCTCCGGCATCGAACGGAACATGGAGAGGCTGCTCGACCTGCTGCGCGCCCACGAGGTCAAGGCCACCTTCTTCGTGCTGGGCTGGGTGGCCGATCGGCATCCGGAGGTGGTGCGCATGATCGATCGCGAGGGGCATGAGATAGGCACCCACGGTTACCATCATGATCTGATCACGGAGATGACCCCTGCCGAATTCGAGGACGATTTGCTCCGCTCCCTGGAAGCGATCTCGCGGAACGCCTCGCAACGCATCCGAGGCCATCGCGCCTCCAACTTCAGCGTGGTTTCCTCCACCCTGTGGGCGCTGGAAATCCTGGCCCGCCACGGCATGCAATACGATTCCAGCATCTTCCCCATCACCCGCAAGCGCTACGGGATAGGCGATTGGCCCAATCGCCATCCGCATACCCTGAAGCTGGCCGGCGGCCGTTCGCTGGTCGAATTGCCCATGTCCACCATGCAAGTGGCGGGCCGGCGCATGGCCGTCGCCGGCGGCGGGTACCTGCGCCTCTATCCTTCCCAGGTGACCGAACGCTTCATCGCCCAACAGAACCTGCGCGGCCTGCCCGCCATGGTTTATCTGCATCCCTGGGAGCTCGACGCGGAACAGACCCGGCGCAATCTGGGGATGATGGAGAGCTTCCAGCATTACGTCAATCTCGACACCACGGAATGGAAGCTGAACCGGCTGCTGCAGCGCTTCGCCTTCGGCCCGGTGTCGGAGACGCTCAAGTTGCCGCGTTTGCAGGCCATGCTGCGCCGTAACCCGGTCACCGTCCCCGAGCAATCGCCCGATTCCGGCCACCGGATCTCGGCGCCTTTCGCCCATCGCCCCGAGGTCCTCGCCGAAGCGATGACGACGGCCCAGGCGGCCCCGTTGTCCAAGGTCACCTGGCCACTCCAGATCGGCCCGACGGTCGATTGGACCCCCGTCCGCCGTATGGAAGAGGCGCAAGCCAGCGGGAACGGGAGCCAGAATCCCAACCGCGAAACCCCGAGAGGGATCGAAAACCCGAAAGGATTTTCGAGCGAAACCCCGGGGGAAGCGCGTCTGTTAGAGGACCTGGAGACGGTGCCGCAAGAGGTATAGAGACCCTAACGGAATGGCCGCTCGGCTACGGCCGGCGGCTCAAGTGCAGGCCGCCGACGATTCCAGGCGCAGGCAAACCTTCTCCATCATCCGGTTGAGGTCCGGCGCCCCCGCCAGCCCCGCCCGCAACGCATCCGCGTCCTGCACGTAACGCCCGCGTTCCGTCCCCGCGATGGATAGCTCGCTTCCGCACTCCCGCATCAGGGCCGCCTGCGAAGCCGCCGTCACTTCGGGATGGAATTGCAGCCCCAAGGCGCGCTCGCCCCAGAGAAAACCCTGGTTGGCGCAGGCGGAAGAGGACCCGAGAGGCACGGCGCCGGCGGGAATGCCGAAGGTATCCCCATGCCAATGGAAGGGCGTGAACCGCTCCGGGAAAACGCGGCCCAACCAAGTCGTCTTGGCCGCCTCGGACAGGCCGACCGGGAACCAGCCGATTTCCTTGGACGCATTGGGCTTCACTTCGGCGCCGAGCACGTGGGCCATGAGCTGCGCCCCCAGGCAGATGCCCAGCACCGCGGCGCCGCGATCCAGTCCCGCGCGTAGGGCGGCTTTCTCCGCCTTCAGCCAGGGGAACTCGGCCTCGTCGTGGACGCCCATGTGGCCGCCCATCACGATGATCCAATCGGCATCCGGGCCGGCGGGGATCTCTCCCGCGAAGAGGCGCACGTGGGCAAGCCTATGGCCGCGCCCGGCGAACCACGGCTCCATGCTTCCGAGGCCTTCGAAAGGGACGTGCTGGAAAACCTGAACGCTTAACGGGCGGGGGGCGGGCATGGTAACCTCCAAGTTACGGGGCGGGAAAGGACAGGGCGGCCGGACGACCGGACTCCGGTCGTCCGGATCAAATCAAATCGGCCGCGCGGCTTTCTTGAGGGACCAGTCCCGCAAAATCTCTTCGAGATCGTCCCTACCTATATGACCGCGCTGGAACTCGGATTCGGCGGCCAGTACGCCTTGGGCGAAAACCAATTCGCGCAGGTAGCCGTTCAGATGATAGCGACGATCCCGGCCCCGGCGGGCCGCGAGATCGCGCAATTCCCGCTGCATTACCGCTTGGCTGGAAAGGAGCGCCTTCAGGCTTTGCGGGCTGATCTGCTCCAGTACCGCGCCGTTGTTGAGCAACTCCCCCAATTCCTGGGGGCTGGCCGACACCGGTTTCATGCCGCCGGACCGGGCCTCCGTCCCGCTATCCTGAACGGTTTTCCCGTCTGCGCCGGCATGGGCGCCCGCGATGTCGGCATCGAAAAGGCTATCGAACTTGAACTGGGACAAATGAACCTGCGCGCCGTCCGCGGTCAGCGCGTCCTTGGCCATATCCATCAAGGTGGCCGCGCGGGCCATGCGGTCCTGGCGCTCCTCGGAGCGCGAGAACTCGAGGGCCCCGTATACTCCCAGGAAACACGCGCACAAAGTGAGGAGCATTCCCGAAAAAGCCGGGTTGCGGGCGTAGAACACCCTAGCGGACGGATGGAAGGTGGCCGCTGCCAAGACGATGAAGAGCAAGATGGCGGATCCGAAAGCCATGGAGGATACCCTGGCTTAATGTAGCTATTCCCTTTTCCCGCCGATCTGCGGGCGACCAGGCCCGGGGAATGTATTTTTGGGGGGTAATCCGCCCTAAAAGGAGTTTCCATGGCTATCCGTACGCTTGCCTTGGCCGCCTTGCTTGGAGCTGCCGCCGCGGCGACCTCCGCGCGCGCCGAGGATCTCAACCTCAAGGAAAAACCGGACACGGTCCAAGCCTCCATCGCGCCCTACAGCCTGGGGCTGGGCGCGGGGGTCCTATCGTCCATCAACAATGAGCTTTCCGATCGCAGCGCCGCCTTCCTGAAGCTCTCCGTCATCCAATCGATCCAGTTCACCGACCACGTGGCCGCCGGCTTGGATCTCGATTGGCTGCTGCCGGGGCAGAATTGGGGCGGGGACTTGACCTTGGACTACCTGATGCTGACCGGAGCCATCAAGCCATTCGTCGGGATCGGGGGCGGCATCCGTTACTTCGACAAGGCCGGCCCATTCGGGGATAACATCGGCGCATCCGGCACCGTGCACGCCGGCTTGATCCTGGACGTCATGGACGAGATGCAATTGCGGATCCGCGTACCTTACCACGTGGTCGCCAATAAGGCCATGGACCAGGGCGTGGGCATCGACGTGGGATTCCTATTCTCCTCGCCGTTGCGCACCACCAAGGTAAAGAAGCTGAAATACTGATCCGACGGGCGCTCTCGCGCCCCCGGAATGGCCTCGAAGCGGAAGTCAGGATTTAAGGCGCATCGATATTCAGCTGAATATCCTTTTTGACCTCTCCCAACGATTTCCCGTTCTTCGACTTAATGACGTCCAGGACCCGTCCGTCCAACGAAATGATTTTCAATTCCCCGTCCGAAAAATTCGCGCCCGCGGAGGCCGGTTGCATCAGCAATTTGCTTCTGTCGATGGAAGTGGTGCCTTGGCGTGGCTCCCAAGCATTGTTGGCGAGCGAAAGATACGCCTTCGCGTAACGGGTCCCGAACTCCTGGAACCCGGCCGGGGTGAAATGCCAGGTGTCGCGGCCGTTCCCCACCAAACCGGAGGACGAAACGTAGGCGCTGTGTTGGTATTTGGCCGGGAACCCGTCCACCATCTTGTTGAAGGCGGTATTGTTCGGCGGAGGATTAGTGTTGTCCGAGCGCAATTCACCGACGATCACGGGGGTTGCGGCATCGAGGCTCAGGTCCTTTTTGATGTTATCGAAAACCGTCATCGCCATCGCATCCCATGCCACGCTGGAACCGGAACCGCTTTCGCCTTGATGCAGAAGGATGCCCTTGATCACGCCGACCTGCTGGGCCAGTTTGCAACGCGCGATCATCCAGGCATAAGCGTTCTTCCCGTTGGGAGGCCCGATGCCCGCATTGGGCCCGTCCGGGAGGAAAACGTTCAAGGCGACCCCGGCCAAGGCGCAAGGGATGAGCCCGATGGTGATGTCGGAGCGGACCGAATCCAACAGGGTCTTGGCGAAAAAATCCCCCGGGCAAATGCCTTCGCTGCAATCATGCAAAGGCGGAAAAGCCGTGTACCATTTGTCCGTCGTCCGGCCTAAGGGAAATTGGCATTCCGGGCTTTTGCCGGAGCAATTCATATAGGCCATGACCTTCACCCGCGAAGTGGTATCGCATTCCTTGGCGACGACCGGGCTGGTGGCCCCGCCCCCCGTCATGTTCGATTGCCCGAAAAGCAGGAAGATGTGGTAGTTCGGATCCGGGGCGGCGGAAATTTTCCCGATCAGTAAAGAGGCCGCGAAAGCCGAACAAATAAAAATCCATCGCGATTTCATAACGTATTTCCGTTCTGTATTCGGCTTCGCCAGCTACCGGCCAGCCATCAGCGGTTAAAGTTCTCAGGCCCCACCCAACAGCCCCTAAATTACCCCCGACTTCCTAATGCCACAACAGGAGCATAGGCGATCGAGCCTGGTTTTCGGTTAATAAATCCCCCTGACCGGCGTTTTCAGGTTAATCCGGTCACTACCCTAGTCCCGCCATCCCGTTCTTCCCTTCCACCCGCATCCACGTTTGAGGAAGCCCCACTTGTGGTTCCCGCCCGGTCCTGCTACCTATTGTCGCTACCTATTTCGAAACGGAGGGATACCTGATGAAGCATTCCATAGCCACTTTCGCCATCCTTTGCCTGGCCGCCTCGCTGCGCGCCGGGGACATGAATCACGAACACATGGCTCCGCCCAAGGGTTCGGCCGAGCTCGAACGTTTGAAGTCCCTGGCCGGAACCTGGGAAGGCATGACGGAAAAGGTCAAGGACCAGCCGACCGTCGTCACCTACGCCGTGACCGGAGGCGGAAGCGCGGTGGAAGAGAAGATCATGCCCGGCACCCCCATGGAGATGACCACCGTCTATTACGACGAGGGCGGCAAGATCCGGCTGACCCATTATTGCGCGTTGGGAAACCATCCCTCCATGAAGCTGGACAAGACCGAAGGGAACAAGATGGAGTTCTCCCTCGTGGACGGGACCATCGGTAGCCCTGCCGAGATGCACATGCATGCCCTGGCGCTCTCGATGCCCGATAAGGACCACCTGGTCGCGGATTGGACGATGTTCGACAAGGGCGCCAAGAAGGACGTGAAGACGTTCAACCTCACGCGCAAGAAGGCGTAAACGTTCCGTGCGGCTTCGCGGGGGCGAAGCCGCTTACCGAATAAGGATGGTATCGCAGATCGCCTGGTACGCTACTTCATGTCGGCGCAGAGCAACGGCTTCTGCTGCTTCAGCCACACTCCCGCCCGCTCCTTGACATCCTTGGCGGCCGCCTCGGGCTTGGTATAGTAATACTGCCGGTTGGAACGGCCCGCGTAGGTATCCCCGTCGGAGGGATTGGAAACGAACTCCTTGGATTCGGGCAACCGCTTCTCCACTTCCCGCATGGTGGGCTCCTTGCCTTCCACCGATTTGGTGGCTACGATCAGCAGATCCTTTTTATAGACCTGGTAATTGATGACCAGATGGGCGGTGTAGGTCTTGGCCCAATCGTTCTTGTTGGGATCGCCGTTGATCTCCTTGAGGTAGCGCGAGTCCGAGGTGACCTCGGGTTCGATAGCCTCGGCTGAGGGCAGGGCGACGATGCACTCTTTCACGGCTTCGCGGCTGATCTCGGAGCTGCCGTCGGCGGTGCCGGTCGCGTTGATCAAGGTGACCGTTTTGCGCTCGACCTTATCGTGCGTCGCTTCGGCGGAGACGGCGAAATCGACGGCCAGGGTGACCCCTAATAAGATGGCGAGATGGCGATTCATTTTTTACTCCTCGGAATGCCGCCGGGGGCGCGGGCGTCGCGGCCTCCGCAAGACGGCCGTCGGATGAAAGTATAATTTTGCCGGCCCGCGGCCATTTAAGTAAACTATATGGCGCGTAAATCAGGAGGCTACATGTCCCGCATGCTCAAATCCGTCTTGGCCGCGGCCCTGCTCACGACGGGTTGCGCCACCAAGGTCACCCGCGTTTCCCACGATTCCACCATCGATCTCACCGGCAAGTGGAACGATACCGATTCCCGCCTCACGGCCGAAGAGATGGTGAAGGACTGCCTGAACGGATCCTGGTACAACAAGTTCGCAGCCAACAAGACCACCCCGACCGTGGTGGTGGGCGAGATCCGCAACAAGAGCCACGAGCATATCAGCACCGAGACTTTCATCAACGACATGCAGCGCGCCTTGATCAACTCGGGCAAGGTGGACTTCGTGGCCAACAAGACCGAACGCGGGCAGATCCGCGACGAGAAGTCCGACCAGGCCTCCAACGCCTCGGTGCAGACCCGGCAATCGGCGGGCGAGGAAAGCGGGGCCCAGCTCATGATGATCGGCGAACTCAATTCCATCGTGGACCAGGAAGGCGGAAAGGCCGTGGTCTTCTACCAGGTGAACCTGGAGCTGGTGGAAATCGAAAGCCATAAGAAGCTTTGGATCGGCGACAAGAAGATCAAGAAGTTCGTCGAGCGCAGCGAGACCAAGTTCTGAGACTGGCCGACAGGGCCCGGAATGGGACGGGGTCTTCGCCGCGCGCTGGTGCGGATCGTCCCGCCTTCCGTTTGGCCAATCCTCTCGCCGCCGCCCTCATGCTGGCGGCCCTCCTTTTCCAAGGCTGCGCCGACAAAAGCCTGCTCCGCTTCCAGAAGATCGCCGACGCCGCCGGCCGCGACGAGTACGCCAAGGCCGCCGCGGAAGTGGTTAAGAACAAAAGCCTGTACGGAAGCAACAACGCCCTCCTCTATCACATGGATCTGGGGGTGCTCTACCATTACGCCGGCCAATACGATTCCAGCATCGCGGAACTTTCCAAGGCCGTGGCCGTGCAGGAAGATCTCTTCGCCAAGAGCGTAAGCAACGAGGCCTTCGCCCTGGTCACCAACGACAACTCCCGGCCTTACCGGGGAAAGCCCCACGAAATCGTGCTCTTGCATCAGTTCCTGGCCTTCGATTACCTGGCGCTGGGGAAATTCGACGATGCCTTGGTGGAAGCCCGCCAGACCCAGCTCTACCTGGACGAACTCAAGCGCAAAGCGGGCCCTACGGGCAAAGGCTACGTAGACGACGGCATGTTCCGGTACCTATCGGCCCTGGCCTACCAGGCCGCGGGCCAGAAGGACGACGCCGCCATCTCCATGTACCAATCCGTCAAGGCCTACCGTAACGG
This region of Fibrobacterota bacterium genomic DNA includes:
- a CDS encoding CPBP family intramembrane metalloprotease codes for the protein MEVTPDFGLLPRDRSFAQSLPAFLLPYLAYVALASLPHRFLPPAAAEALRFAVVGSLMLAYRRAYRLGPPLTVRPALAALGTALCALALWAILYRLTLALPLPLFRSQLDSAAATDPGPLYAAFRGLNSVLLVPFFEELFCRAFLGELLAGMPSRPGGFLARLALRMDEHPGPLSRPPAQGRAAWGCALVFTLGHGLAAWPAAFAYFALTTVLYRQTRSFRACVAVHGLANLGIAILVSLAPGMRFLWY
- a CDS encoding sigma-54-dependent Fis family transcriptional regulator, with translation MHDTLAMTRLILVEDDAGLRDQLKWALREHFEILEADSLATAKELAAEGGSPIVCLDLGLEGRADRGLEVIDAILSADRAAKVIVIIGEEDDALAREAIRRGAFDFLAKPVDIGKLEAALDRAIRMRSLESVPDEQPSWTPVTAEKPMLGESEPMRNLFATLHRLAQTDVNVLLTGESGTGKELCARAIHEGGQRARHPFVPIHCGAIPETLLESELFGYVKGSFSGADEDKAGLIETAHRGTLFFDEIGDMPPALQVKLLRFLQDKRLQRIGESKSRVLDVRVIAATNRPILTGNDGALRSDLYYRLSEFEVRVPPLRERGRDVLILAEAILEQNRARFGRPRLRLSSRAEKALLAHGWPGNVRELQNRLNRASIVAEGNVIEDADLELDGSGDATQSYREARRQFEKNLLLNALQRANGNVSLAARTVGVTRPTFYDMMRKTGIWVRTEAKVNGGEAEG
- a CDS encoding sugar transferase: MKRLIDFLAGSAGMLIMALVHPILALLIKLESKGPVLYSQERVGMNRRSRGPAGIPPGGIERRQSNIGGKPFKIWKYRTMRLDAEAAGPQLAKKGLDPRVTRVGKWLRALHIDEIPQFLNVIRGEMSLIGPRPERPHFTRQYTANLPHYSDRTRHIRPGLTGLSQVLLGYDDSLESVVRKTHFDMSYRASFCSLASWIKMEAWIVWYTITYLLQKPQFEGETRELAVLKRAKQLPFQGRAQSPVPARTRVAITFGREARPVVLAGSNPAELAARFDALEFEGRPAPEVIVHAKPHFDLEDVGFLVGLAHKVKHYGGRLELRNAPPAARKILREMRMDSVLNVQHAYQGVRNFLTVDVECWFHAYNMRAVAPKCAWHTLPSGIERNMERLLDLLRAHEVKATFFVLGWVADRHPEVVRMIDREGHEIGTHGYHHDLITEMTPAEFEDDLLRSLEAISRNASQRIRGHRASNFSVVSSTLWALEILARHGMQYDSSIFPITRKRYGIGDWPNRHPHTLKLAGGRSLVELPMSTMQVAGRRMAVAGGGYLRLYPSQVTERFIAQQNLRGLPAMVYLHPWELDAEQTRRNLGMMESFQHYVNLDTTEWKLNRLLQRFAFGPVSETLKLPRLQAMLRRNPVTVPEQSPDSGHRISAPFAHRPEVLAEAMTTAQAAPLSKVTWPLQIGPTVDWTPVRRMEEAQASGNGSQNPNRETPRGIENPKGFSSETPGEARLLEDLETVPQEV
- a CDS encoding type 1 glutamine amidotransferase, producing the protein MPAPRPLSVQVFQHVPFEGLGSMEPWFAGRGHRLAHVRLFAGEIPAGPDADWIIVMGGHMGVHDEAEFPWLKAEKAALRAGLDRGAAVLGICLGAQLMAHVLGAEVKPNASKEIGWFPVGLSEAAKTTWLGRVFPERFTPFHWHGDTFGIPAGAVPLGSSSACANQGFLWGERALGLQFHPEVTAASQAALMRECGSELSIAGTERGRYVQDADALRAGLAGAPDLNRMMEKVCLRLESSAACT
- a CDS encoding penicillin-binding protein activator LpoB is translated as MSRMLKSVLAAALLTTGCATKVTRVSHDSTIDLTGKWNDTDSRLTAEEMVKDCLNGSWYNKFAANKTTPTVVVGEIRNKSHEHISTETFINDMQRALINSGKVDFVANKTERGQIRDEKSDQASNASVQTRQSAGEESGAQLMMIGELNSIVDQEGGKAVVFYQVNLELVEIESHKKLWIGDKKIKKFVERSETKF